One part of the Alosa alosa isolate M-15738 ecotype Scorff River chromosome 4, AALO_Geno_1.1, whole genome shotgun sequence genome encodes these proteins:
- the dhx35 gene encoding probable ATP-dependent RNA helicase DHX35, producing the protein MAAPHSTMKFWKPGADAPGVSEERELTTETAGSPVIYNPHTALSIEKQRQKLPVFKHRNNILYLVENYQTVIIVGETGCGKSTQIPQYLLEAGWAAEGKVIGVTQPRRVAATSVANRVAEERGALLGHEVGYTIRFDDCSDPHATRIKFLTDGMLVREMMADPLLKKYSVLMLDEAHERTLYTDIAIGLLKKIQKKRRDLRLIVASATLDAKKFQEFFNLNESGDPNKDTCGILTVEGRTFPVDVFYTVSPVPDYVKATVETVLKIHETEEDGDVLAFLTGQEEVEKVVSMLQEQARTLSRYGMKKHLRVLPMYAGLPYVEQMKVFERMPPSVRKVVVATNIAETSITINGIVFVIDCAFVKLRAYNPHTAIESLVVTPISKASAAQRAGRGGRNRPGKCFRLYTEEDYEKLPPSTVPEMQRTNLAPVILQLKALGIDNVLRFSFLSPPPAQSMVQALELLYALGGLDQYGRLTDPMGVRMAEFPLSPMFAKMLLESGNFGCSKEIVTIAAMMQIQNIFVVHPNQKKAAAREHRKFAVAEGDHLTMLNVYEAFIKHQKSSQWCQDRFLNYKGLMRAVTVREQLRRLMNKFKVPRTSSEGDPDVILRCIVSGFFANAARLHHSGSYRTLRDDRELHIHPNSVLFGEKPPKWVVFNEVVQTSKYYMRDVTAVESAWLVELAPHFYKQAKHGSLGSKRAKVF; encoded by the exons atggcggcgcccCACTCCACGATGAAATTCTGGAAACCCG GAGCTGATGCTCCGGGTGTTTCGGAGGAGCGGGAGCTAACGACAGAGACCGCTGGCTCCCCAGTTATTTACAACCCTCACACTGCGCTGTCCATTGAGAAGCAGCGACAGAAACTTCCAGTTTTTAAG cacAGAAACAATATTCTCTATCTTGTGGAGAACTATCAGACAGTGATAATTGTCGGAGAGACAGGATGTGGGAAAAGCACACAAATACCTCAG TACCTCTTAGAGGCAGGTTGGGCCGCAGAGGGAAAGGTCATAGGAGTGACTCAGCCTCGAAGAGTGGCAGCTACATCA GTGGCCAACCGTGTGGCAGAGGAACGCGGGGCACTGCTCGGACACGAGGTTGGCTACACCATCAGGTTTGATGACTGCTCTGACCCCCATGCCACCAGAATAAAG TTTCTCACAGATGGGATGTTGGTGAGGGAGATGATGGCAGATCCTCTGTTGAAGAAATACAG TGTCCTCATGTTGGATGAGGCTCACGAAAGGACTCTGTACACAGACATCGCCATCGGACTCTTGAAAAAG AtccagaagaagaggagggactTGCGACTGATTGTCGCATCTGCTACCCTGGATGCCAAG AAATTTCAGGAGTTCTTCAATCTGAATGAGTCTGGAGACCCCAACAAGGATACCTGTGGCATTCTTACAGTCGAGGGTCGAACCTTCCCTGTGGATGTCTTTTATACTGTCAG TCCTGTCCCTGATTATGTGAAGGCCACAGTGGAGACTGTGCTGAAGATTCATGAGACTGAGGAAGATGGAGATGTGCTGGCATTTCTCACCGGACAG GAGGAAGTGGAGAAGGTGGTGTCCATGCTGCAGGAGCAGGCGCGGACACTCTCTCGCTATGGCATGAAGAAGCACCTGCGGGTGCTGCCTATGTATGCTGGGCTCCCATACGTGGAGCAGATGAAAGTCTTTGAAAGGATGCCCCCTTCAGTGCGGAAG GTGGTGGTGGCAACTAACATCGCTGAGACCTCCATCACCATCAATGGGATTGTGTTTGTCATTGATTGTGCATTTGTCAAGCTGAGAGCTTACAATCCTCATACAGCTATCGAGTCGCTCGTGGTGACTCCCATCTCCAAAGCCTCGGCTGCCCAAAGGGCTGGTCGGGGTGGACGAAACCGCCCAGGGAAATGCTTCCGGCTTTACACCG aggAGGACTACGAGAAGCTGCCCCCATCCACAGTGCCCGAGATGCAGCGCACAAACCTGGCGCCGGTCATCCTGCAGCTGAAGGCTCTGGGCATAGACAACGTGCTGCGCTTCAGCTTCCTATCG CCCCCTCCTGCCCAGTCCATGGTCCAGGCCCTAGAGCTCCTCTATGCACTCGGGG GTTTGGACCAGTATGGCCGTCTGACGGACCCTATGGGCGTACGCATGGCCGAGTTCCCCTTGAGCCCCATGTTTGCCAAGATGCTGCTTGAGTCGGGCAACTTCGGCTGCTCCAAGGAGATTGTTACCATAGCAGCCATGATGCAGATCCAAAACATCTTTGTGGTGCATCCCAATCAGAAGAAAGCAGCA GCCAGGGAACACAGGAAGTTTGCTGTAGCTGAAGGTGACCATCTCACTATGCTCAACGTTTATGAAGCCTTCATCAAG CACCAGAAGAGTTCCCAGTGGTGCCAGGATCGCTTCCTTAACTACAAGGGCCTGATGCGGGCTGTGACCGTCCGGGAGCAGCTCAGGCGACTCATGAACAAGTTCAAGGTGCCACGAACCTCCAGTGAAG GTGACCCGGATGTGATCCTCAGGTGCATTGTTTCAGGATTCTTTGCCAACGCTGCCCGCTTGCACCATTCTGGATCCTACAG GACCCTGCGGGATGACCGGGAGCTGCACATCCACCCCAACTCTGTCCTCTTTGGGGAGAAGCCCCCCAAATG ggttgtGTTTAATGAGGTGGTGCAGACCTCCAAGTACTACATGCGGGACGTGACTGCCGTGGAGTCTGCTTGGCTGGTGGAGCTGGCCCCTCATTTCTACAAGCAGGCCAAG caCGGTTCACTGGGAAGCAAGAGAGCTAAGGTCTTCTGA